The DNA sequence CGATAATAACTTATCGCCAGCGATTACTTGGCTTGATAACAGTCAGTTCTTTTATACCGCTCAGCAAGCTGATAATGCTCCGCTAAGGGTGTATCAATATAACCTAGCATTAGATCGCTCTGAACAAGTGACCTCTCCGCCGCTAAATAGCTCGGGAGACTTTGCCGTGATGGCTTCACCAAATAAGCAGTGGCTTGCGATTATGCGGGCAAAATCCAGTAATGGTTTTAGTCTCTTCTTGTATGACTTACAGGCCAAGTCTTTACTAGAAACATCCGTTGAAAGTAGCGAAAACAATATTAATGTTAGTTTTTCTGATGACAGTAGTGAGGTTTATTTTGTTGACCAACAAGGTTTCTTGTCTAGCTACAACATAGTTAATAAACAGCTAACAAGAATATCCACACAAAAGCATTTAGGTTATTGGCCTTTGAAAGTTCCTAATAAACAACAATTTATTATGCAGCAAGATTGGGGGCTATCGTCTTTAACAACCCAAATTATTCGTATTAATAACCCTATAACGGGTGGTGATGGTAGCTCAGAAGTGGTGGTTAATAATAATATGTCAATTCGCTCTATTGCTGGCATTGATAATGATGGCTTGTTGTTTGCTTCTATCAAGCCAAATTTTCATGTTGAATTATGGAAGTATAAGCAAGGGCAGGCCAGTAAATTAGAGGCATTTAATGAAAAGCCTGAATATCGCTATCCGCTAAGTATTGACTGGCATAGTGCCTCAGAATCCGCACTGTTATCAATCAACAACAGTTGTCGCTTGATTAGTATTGTTGATGGTAAAGATACGCCTTTGTGTCCTGATAATGAAAACCTTTATGCCGCCCGTTTTTCTAATGATGCAACGCAGTTATTTATCCCTGGGTTTAAGCAAGGAGAGCCAAGTGCGGTAAAAATTGGCGCGAGTGGTTACCCTTTAACCAAGCTAGCTAAACTAAAGTCTGCCAATAGTATTCATCAAGATAATAAGGGCAATTTTTATTATTCGAAAGAGCCTGGTTATGATATTTACGCTGTTGATAAAACTACAGGTGAGGAGCGTAAAATTATAGATCGAACGCATATAAATAATCGTTACTCGGTGAATGATTTTGTTGTAACGTCGCAAGGTATATACTACATGGATAGAGTCGCAGTGACGCAAAATGCGATTTACTACTATCGCTTTGCCGATGAAAGCACAAGCTATGTGGTTAAAAGTAAAGACAACTACCCCAATATTGTCCTCAGTGATGATGAAAAATACCTTTATTTGATAGAGTCGGTTGATAATAATAGCTCGTTATTACTTATCAATTAATCAAAATAAAGCCTGTGTTTAAAGCGATTGAGTTGATACGCGGCTCACTTTTTTTCGAGGCGTTATTTTAGCAATAATAATTGATCATTTATTATCAATTAGGTCAGTTGATTTCTGTGTTTTTCCTATGGGGTGTTGGTTGTTTTTTTTTGATTTATCCTTTTTATTCAATACGTTGAAAAGGTGACTGATGAAGAGGAATCATCTGCTTTTCTAAATGATTCTTTGTGACTTCATTTATGAACTTTTCAGGCTCTTACAGTTATTTTTAACTTATATTACATTCTATCTTGATCAGGTTAGCCAAGGTTTAGGTTAGCCGATGCTAGTGGTAAGTATTATTTCACTTGGTATTACCTAGCTTACTAGCAGAAAATATTGAGAGGTATGTTAATTAAAATGAATAAAATTAAACATAAGACCATTGCTCAGCTTGTCGTTGAGCAACTAAGAGAGAAGATTATTTGCGGTGAAATTAAGCCTGGGCAAAGGATTAATTTGGATAAAATAGCCAATGAATTTAACATCAGTAGAAACCCTGTACGAGAAGCACTTTTGCTATTAAAAGGCGAGGACTTTATCACCATGGAATCTAATCGAGGTGCGATTGCTAAAATAGTCGATTCAGCCCATGTTGATGAGTTGTTCTCGGTAAAAATGCTACTTGAGTCCGATCTTTTGGCTAACTCTATTGTCAATTTATCTGAAAGTAAGCTTAATGAAGCAAAAGATATCCTAAACAAGCTGAAAGACGCCGATAATGTCAATGATTGGAGCGAGCTATCTACGCAATATTACGATTGTTTGTATTCTGGCAGCGAACGTCCTGAAACCCAAAAAATTCTCAATTCGTTAAGGCGTAAAACTGAGCGTTATAGTCGACTTTATTACTCAAAGTTTCATGGCGATAAAGTGGCAGTCAATAGTAAAGTTTTACAATATTGTCTTGAACGAAAAACAGATAGAGCCGTTGCAGAGTTAAAATCGCATTTGCTGGCGAGAAAAAATGAGATAAGACAATTATTATGACCAGAGCAGCAAAGTACACCTGAGTTACAATTAATATTGCTTAATTGAAGTGTATATTGTATTTTTTGAAGCTTTGTTATTCAATTTTGAAGGCTAGCTATGAAGTTTAAATTAAGTTTATTATCTACTTTGGTGCTGCTTGGAGCGTGTGCGCAAACCAGTACACCAAGCACATCTCAAAGTACAGCGGTTAATAATTCAGTTGCAGTAATGCAACAAGACTTAACAAGAGTGCAAGCTATTCCTGCACCTACTGACATGGTGGCTGATGTAGTAACCAATGCTCGGGTTTCTACGGTGAACCATATTGATGTTGCTTATGTAGGCAAACAAATCCCGTTCACTTTTAGTGATGGCAAAGTTGATAATACCGAAGGTTTTGACTGGTATGTAAGTAAACACTTTGCTTTAAAAACAGACTATCCAGCAGAGCGAGCAAAATTCTTTTTAGAGTTGCTAGAGCTGTCCTACCCATATTATGTTGAATATTTTGGTATGGAGCCGGCAAATATTGATCAGCAGCGTATTGCTTCAACCTATGCCACCAGTAATGATAAGTTGCGCACTGCCATGTTTGATGATGGCTTTAATCGCGGTATTCACCATACCGCTGGTGGCGAAGCCATGTACTATAACTGGGTAGGTTATAGTTTCCCAACAGAGCGTCCGCAGCATCAACGTTATATTGCGATTCATGAAACCATGCATTCTTATCAAATGGCACTAGGTAATTACCCTTGGACACCTTCATGGCATGGTGAAGGTTTGGGTGATTCTGCCGCAAACCATAACTTTAATAGCAAGAAAAAGCAGTTAACCGTATTTGGTCATGATGTGCCTATTTTTGACATGATGAGCTGGGGACTGGCCTCATATAAAAAATATCAACAACCTACTATCGTCGATATTCACAACCGTAAACGTTTTGACCGTGGTTTAAATGTGCTCTTTACCCAGTTTATGTATAACAACCCTGAGTACTCTCAATATATGAAAGTTTATCATCAGGAAATTATGCGTTTACAAACCGATAGCAGAGCCAAGTCGCTTGAAGTTTTGCAAGCTGTTGTACCTGATTGGGCTGAGTTAGAGAGAAACTTTGCCGCTTGGGTCGCTGATATCGATGAAACCCATGTGGTTGCAAGTCGTGGTCAGTGGGAAATGGATGGCAATATGTTTTATAAGCGTAAGTCAAATTATGACTATGCGCCGCAGCGTGTTGGCTTTACTATGACACCGGCAGAGCAGCCAAGCTACCGTCCATTTATGATAGATTTCCCATCGCCTGATGCTAGCGATTTATTATTACCCGCTAAGCGTGGTGTCGAACAGCCAACACTTGCCTACTTGCTTACTTATAAAAAAGCGAGTTTAGCTCAAGGTAAATTAGGCATGTCGTTAGGTGTGAAATCTACACAAGAGAACAGTCAAGCAAAAGCAAAAGACTACCGAGGCTGGAAAGGTGCTAACACTGACTTAGATGAGCAGCTACGTATTGAAGTAAGCGCTGCTAGTAGCTTAATTATTGATGCACGCAACTTAAACGGTGAAAAGCGTGTGGTTGATTTACCAAGCGATATTAGCGCAAGTTTAGCTAAACAAGCAGAGCCTGAGTTAGGGGTTTCTATCACCATAACCAAGCAGCAGTTAGTGATCACAGTAAAAGCTGATGATGCGAAAACTTTTGTAGTGAAAGAGCCAATTTCGCCTGAGCAGTATGATGCTTTAGTTAATCGTAACTTTGGCTTGGTTTCATCAGATAATCAACATGGTATAACGCCATATATTGACGATGGACGAGATTTAAATCCAAATAAAGCAGATTACTCGCAGCAAACCGCAGCCAATGCTTGGGGCTTTAAAGGTGATAAGCTAGCACAACGTTTTGCTCGTGCAAATTGGAAGGCGGGCAAGCAAACGCCACAGTCATGGCGTGATGCTTTTAATCGCTTAAATAAAGCGGCATTAAGCCCTAAAACGGCAGATAGCGAAATTAAAGCGGTTGTGGCAAGTATGGCAAAACTTGCGGCAGATGGTGCCAAGCTTAATAACGCACTTGTTGAGTTATCTGGTGTTCAGTTGCAAGTAGATTGGTTAGGCGCAAGCACTAAAGCGTTGAAGCAATACGCTATTATTACCAACCA is a window from the Litorilituus sediminis genome containing:
- a CDS encoding winged helix-turn-helix domain-containing protein, whose product is MHDNQQPFKLANITVHPATDEISCDGKTIEIKSMAMKVLCYFAAHNDQVVSRDSLREEVWQNPTASNHTINNHIYSLRQTLAKLDSETKFFHTVTGSKGGYRLVTAALWLDESQEEQGQESETLPSNQADALLNATSSAVKVPSSQIQNKRRRLVYLSGLIVGLALLSALLVMLFSSAKMYDKSETLTIQVGREQSPAISEDGEILIYSNRVNRDSPWQLYAKMLNSSSDAQKVFPEEKSNDNFVSISPNKRYIAFIRYTNDYGIYIADFNPQRLTASKAKLIIPLDDNNLSPAITWLDNSQFFYTAQQADNAPLRVYQYNLALDRSEQVTSPPLNSSGDFAVMASPNKQWLAIMRAKSSNGFSLFLYDLQAKSLLETSVESSENNINVSFSDDSSEVYFVDQQGFLSSYNIVNKQLTRISTQKHLGYWPLKVPNKQQFIMQQDWGLSSLTTQIIRINNPITGGDGSSEVVVNNNMSIRSIAGIDNDGLLFASIKPNFHVELWKYKQGQASKLEAFNEKPEYRYPLSIDWHSASESALLSINNSCRLISIVDGKDTPLCPDNENLYAARFSNDATQLFIPGFKQGEPSAVKIGASGYPLTKLAKLKSANSIHQDNKGNFYYSKEPGYDIYAVDKTTGEERKIIDRTHINNRYSVNDFVVTSQGIYYMDRVAVTQNAIYYYRFADESTSYVVKSKDNYPNIVLSDDEKYLYLIESVDNNSSLLLIN
- a CDS encoding GntR family transcriptional regulator, translated to MNKIKHKTIAQLVVEQLREKIICGEIKPGQRINLDKIANEFNISRNPVREALLLLKGEDFITMESNRGAIAKIVDSAHVDELFSVKMLLESDLLANSIVNLSESKLNEAKDILNKLKDADNVNDWSELSTQYYDCLYSGSERPETQKILNSLRRKTERYSRLYYSKFHGDKVAVNSKVLQYCLERKTDRAVAELKSHLLARKNEIRQLL